The genomic window ggtatatgttttttttctatatcatCTGAGAATACCACCTTGTTAAAAAATTCGAGTTTAATTCCGCTAAAATGATTCGGTATATATTAGaattagtttgaaaaaaaaattcccaatttAGTCTACgtctaaattcatttaaaactaaaatatctcAATATTAAAAGTCAATCTTATTAAAATGAGTGAATTTTGTAATCagcataaagtttaaaatttactcaaaacaatatttaaagtcCACGAAAACCCAAACAGAAGTCGCAGTTCTTGTACCTGTTTCAGCTAACGTGAGCCAATCTGGATTCAAATCTCTTAATTCTTTTGAGATCGAATGAATCAAGTAGAAAGTGACTGTGAAAACATATTTACTTTGTAGTCGatctctaaatatttttatgcgaaATAACTAAGtttgcaatttaaaatattgctttACTTTTTCCCTTTTTCGGAGCTCCACTTAAGCCCATTAGGGACTTAATACGTCCTTTAAGGAATGTTCATATGTTTGTATAATAGTAGCAAAAGGCAGAGATATCTGTTAAGAGTTTTTGGTGGAGGTAATCACTCTACATTTGATATTTAGTGAATTAAGGATTCATATTTTCACTAAATTCTactaatacttttaaaattgatatcaataaattattgatctTAAAAGCTAAttgaaccatttttttaaataccttttaATGGAACAGTTGAATAAGTAAACAAAGAAACGCTGTGTCTTAaatgttttcttaataaaattttattaaacatatttgaATTCCTAacctaaaaaatgaaaagtaatgCTATTAAATTGTAGCCATTATTAAATGGAAACctagttatcaaaaaatcttaataaatttacaaGTAAAAACGTATTTAACAATTAGCCAAGggctatttaaaacaaattcaattttcttaccgtgtaaatgttttcttttttaaatagaaaacaaatCACAGACTTATGGGTAAAATATAGATTAAAAGACCTTTATGGCATTACATAATCATGTACGCTTGTCCTTCCCTGCAGTCCAGTGTCTTTGTCTCACACGTtgtaatacagtagaatctcgataacttaaacctcggtaacataaaaacctctgttacttcaaaaaatactatgttcccttcccatcagagcccaaaacctctataacttaaaagacgcaacctctataacttaaataaataatctctgtataggccctcagtaactacatagaaacatgtacatacctctatattaactagggtacatagaaacatgtacatacctctatattaacctttacctaacatagacacttgataacttaaaacctctataacttaaaatattttgtttcccttggactttaacttatcgagattctactgtataagcTTTTTAACCATAGacatatattatgtttataattgttatttttttgtaagaaaaaggCGCCGGACAAGAACATATGATTAAGGATGTAAAACACTTCACAATATTCTTACTTTGGTAGGACTAggaattcatatattaaaaattgtggaTTTACCCATTTTTAAATACTGATTCATTCAATtagcaatatttattattaataaaataaatatgaaataatttttttttaaaagttagtcAAATATTATCTGTTTGTGTTACCAAATAAAATCGGTCACACCGAGTTGACTTGGTAACTTAAGTGTGAACTTACTCGAGTCAAATTCGTTTTCACTGGAGTTCGAGTTTGACAAATATACTCGAATCACTCGAGTAAAAACAGGATTCGTGAGCTGCATcactttttttgtgtaaattacattattacaaattttttttattgggaaaaatcaaagaaaaacaaaaaaatctttaaaattttttattattcttaaaaattataattttaaggtaTAATTTGAATAGCAAAATGCACTTGTTCGtgggaaataaatatttctaatgaactcggaaaatattattttataaaatcgtaTCTTAAACTAAGAGCACATCTTGTCGCgttcaaaaaaacacacatcaaaatcataaaaatttctgatGATACTGTGCATAACCTTCTGAAAACGTTGTTAAAGCATAATATAAATCCTCATAATTTGCGTTTTCCCATAAATCTTCATCATCAAAATATGTATCACGTTTCGGACGTCGTAAAGGACGTAGTCGAATTGGTTTTCTTCTTCGACGACGCCGTATAATTGTCTGTGTTTGTGTAGCCGCCATTTGAGCTGCGTTCATTTGTGTTTTTGATTTAACTGCCTGTACAATTAAACACAGCAAATAACCACCGAATGCCAGAAATGCTAAAGCTGTAACcgctatttgaaaaatatgcgACAAACCTTTATCCTTTTTCTTATCGTAAACATATTTATGGTCGTGATGATAGTAATTTTGTTCATGCCCACCGTAATCAGCTTCACGGTTACTTGCCTGTAAAGCTAAAGCTTCGGGATGTGAGCCATTTTCTGGTGTGGATACAGTACTAAAAGCAGTTTGTTCGATTAAGTTATcttcttcaaaattattaaatgaatttttaacttttaataatttttctaatggtAATTCACTCAAACTTTTCACATAAACTAAGTCCATAATATCGTTATTAAATATATCACTTGTATTATCGATTAACGCTTGTACTATCGAAAAAAGACATAAAAGTATTAAAGATATTGCTATCAtcgtaaaatatttgatttatattttcattggaacattttgaattaaactgAGCAGGTACTGTTATGTTAATGTGACGAGCGTTAACTTTGAATATcgcattcaaaaaaataatgtatttagaTAAACTTGACTTAGGAAGTATTTTCTCATATGTAATTATTCAAATCTAATGCTTTTACACTTGGGCAATCAACCAGTGTCACCATCATATATgacaaaatatttaagattttattaaaataatttcagttcAAATCAGTCCCGTGTTTATGAATTTTAGAAATAGATATTCGATACTTTTTTCTTCAACATCGTGCTTTCGGCTTGGTTTGCTTCTTCATTGATAATATGAAATCCGAaggaattacatttttatatcttaGTCGTAAAAGTCGTACCtatgtataaatgaaaattcatgAGTTTTCAACAGATctttggaaaaaaatcaaattttaaagtcTTTTACTTccaaaagtaacatttttagtCATTTAATTTAGCCTCCAATGACAATTCTTGAAGAGGTGGaaacgagaaaaaaaaacaaaatataaggtCTGCGTTCGTTTATTAATGATATCATGATGCCATTACGAAGTGGCATAATCGACATAATGTTAAGCATGTGTTCTACAagagacaagtgaaatttaaaaaacagccgacaaaattttcgggtacggaaccctaaactagtacttgaaacatagctaagaaaactctccatcaaattacctttcaaacgaaaaaaaaatcaaaatcggttcatccgtctaggcgctacgatgccacaggtaGGCAgtaccccttttttagttcagaggttaaaaattcaattcagcTAGTCGACCAACTTTAGTTACTATGGTAATATTAATCAATCAACTTCTTTAATTTAATCCAGCGGCTGGATTGAATTTCAGAGCACCACGCTACATAGCatgaattaaaatcaaaagaaaggcataaaaatgtatttgattgCCAGGAGTGGGAATTTCGAATCTTAATTGTTTCCACTCATTATActaagtatatatgaaatatatcaaggtatactaagtttagtcctaactTTTCTcgctaactttttttaattttttgcttatgaatttaaatttctgTTTATATATTCGtgtgataaattaataatataattagatcaaaaatatttttaatttttatgctaCGTCtctgtaaataatattacagcTTACTATGAAGTACTTCAAGTACTTCTTTAAAATTGCATTGACCCGAACCAACATCCAAACAAAGATTTAACATCAAACATTTGTAAAACAATCTTACATAAAGTAAAGAAGGCAAATTAACGTAAAACGgaaaacaatgaaattattaaaaattatcatattattaatcGCAATTAGTTCGATAATATGTTCTGAAAATACAGATCAACCAAGTGGTGTTATGGGTAAAATAAAATCTAGCCTACAATTAGCATCAAAAATGTTAGGTCTCGATCGAGCTACAGGCGTTGCACAATTAGTGTCAGAAACATTTGGAGGTGgagcaaaatcaaaaaaaggtgACAATGCGGATGAacagaatcaaaatttattttctggtTTTTTTAGACTATTGGGATTGGATTCAGGAAAATTGGGGGCTATTGTTATTAACGGATTTATACTTTTAGCCCAAATggtatgtaaattaattttttttttaataaacaatttaataaaaaattttaacgttaattgcaaatttttttggaagaaGCAAAAACAAATCGAACTTTGAAACTACAAATTATGAATTCAGTTATTTTATGCAGTTTAAATATCACAGTGGGATAATATCTTCCAAAAAACTtacttaatcaatttttacctttataatattaattttgttttagataaGTAAATCATTCAAGTTAAAACCGCAACAGAAAGTTACGTacgaaagaaattttaataccgATTTACCAATCGATTGgtttacaaacaataaaaaaattaaaacgctATTAGACACTgctaaagataaaaatttaccagataaattaattgaatatattcAAGATAAAACCTCCGATGAAGAATTATTATgtgtacaattattaatatgtaaaaGTTCACCGTTTATTTGGGGTATGCAAAAAACTATATCAAATTCAATTGATCACAAATCCAAATTAAAAGGATCTGCTCCTATGTTTGCCACAATGCCTACAGTTGATGAAGTTGCGGATCACGGAGATGAGTGTGATAAAAAGTATCCACTTTGTCgttatttagaataaaaaattgatgtatttttttttgttgtaaattttgtaataaaacttgtACCAAGATTAAATTACACTAAATCAATACTGAATTAGTTCAGTAAATGgggcattatttaattttttcagattaaCAACCTATCCAACTCAGTTTATTTCCTAGAGTTCGTTCCTTCTAGATCATATGGCAAAAGATTAATCCTCAGGTAATTCTCAGagcctcagtcaattgtttgttttcactttttttttttatcaaaatttactgaaattatccagtcaaattagtccataaaatataagtaaggttacaaaaattcccatagagctaaaaattggtatgaatgttcagaatactattataaattttaactatatttattaactatttttgctgttaaactcaccgttttgctgaaaaacgcgaaaaaactatttttgcaaacttcccccctcaataaaattttttgcacaaggggagttgatggggacttttcacaatttatttataatagtattctgaacattcataccaatttttagctctatgggaatttttgtaaccttcaaagggtaatttgactggataaaaAACGAAATCCGCGAGATTTtcctgaaaaaataaacaaatgggAATCAGTTATCACAGAGTGGCGTTTctctgaattttttatttgacaacAATGAACTCAtgtctttttttaatcattaaacaTGCCATTAGGTGGCGCCGTTTAATTGAACACATGCAAACTCATgtgtaaacttaaaaaaaatttcctaaccttaaaaacatatatttatacaatttttttgctatggcaaatttaaaaatacaatcaaatGTAGAACTTGGTTTTCCTGAAGATTTCACAGACGAAAAGTGTTCACATAGTAGATTTTTTCCAAGTAAAGTAGGCGGAAAACCATCATGGTTAGCTTTATCGGATATTCCAACTCCAGACCAAATTGCGTGCTCTGATTGTAACAATCCAACGATATTTTTTGCACAAATTTATGCACCAATTGAAACTAACGATGATGCCTTCCATCgaacgatttttgtatttatctgTAAGAATAAATCATGTACTAATCaagatgtaaaaatatttcgaagtcAGTTAGcacatttaaatcaattttatccaTCTGATCCACCTGATATAaatgaagataattttaaaatcgatgATTTAATACAGTTATGTTCAGTTTGCGGTGGATCAGGTCCTTTAAAATGCGCTAAATGTAAAGCTATTTCTTACTGTTCGAAAGCACACCAAGCTATTGATTGGAAAAAGCAACATAAACAAGAATGTACTACTTTAAGTAAATACAATTCAACATTAGCTTCAGATGaggttttatttaaagaacTTGAGATTGTAATGGAAACTGAAGAGATTCCAGATGAAAATGAAGAGAAAACTGAAGAAGAAAAATTAGCTGAATATGAACAATTAGTAAAAGATGGCAAAGCAGGTACACTAAGTGATGTTAAAGATGAAGAGCTGTTAGAATGTGCTAAAGGTATAGA from Chrysoperla carnea chromosome 2, inChrCarn1.1, whole genome shotgun sequence includes these protein-coding regions:
- the LOC123292776 gene encoding uncharacterized protein LOC123292776 gives rise to the protein MKLLKIIILLIAISSIICSENTDQPSGVMGKIKSSLQLASKMLGLDRATGVAQLVSETFGGGAKSKKGDNADEQNQNLFSGFFRLLGLDSGKLGAIVINGFILLAQMISKSFKLKPQQKVTYERNFNTDLPIDWFTNNKKIKTLLDTAKDKNLPDKLIEYIQDKTSDEELLCVQLLICKSSPFIWGMQKTISNSIDHKSKLKGSAPMFATMPTVDEVADHGDECDKKYPLCRYLE
- the LOC123292778 gene encoding programmed cell death protein 2, with the protein product MANLKIQSNVELGFPEDFTDEKCSHSRFFPSKVGGKPSWLALSDIPTPDQIACSDCNNPTIFFAQIYAPIETNDDAFHRTIFVFICKNKSCTNQDVKIFRSQLAHLNQFYPSDPPDINEDNFKIDDLIQLCSVCGGSGPLKCAKCKAISYCSKAHQAIDWKKQHKQECTTLSKYNSTLASDEVLFKELEIVMETEEIPDENEEKTEEEKLAEYEQLVKDGKAGTLSDVKDEELLECAKGIEEDKVFEKFKKRIVHYPDQIIRYERNGVPLRISDAQLPEIPRCEYCNSERQFEFQIVPQILYELKEDSVDFGTLDVYTCSKSCSIKDNPITYKNEYILAS